Proteins encoded by one window of Sorangium aterium:
- a CDS encoding PfkB family carbohydrate kinase: MTTSSAILIIGSMAFDDLELPSGNERDVVGGSATYSAFAASCFAPVRTVAVVGDDFPEGTLAAMRSRGISIEGVERAPGKTFRWAGRYDVDLIHRTTLDTQLNVFASFAPKLPETYRDTPFLLLGNIHPALQLDVLEQVRAPRFVLADTMNFWIEGEPKAVAAMLRRIDTLVVNDEEARQLSGKYNIRRAAKEILSRGPRRLIIKRGEHGALLFDEEGVFAAPGFPLEDVIDPTGAGDAFAGGLIGYLACQPEITPLALRRGMLHATATASFCVEAVGTRRIATVTRAEIAARLTEIRALYEFGASTM; encoded by the coding sequence GACCTCATCCGCGATCCTCATCATCGGTTCGATGGCCTTCGACGACCTCGAGCTCCCCTCCGGCAACGAGAGAGACGTCGTCGGTGGCTCCGCCACCTACTCGGCGTTCGCTGCCTCGTGCTTTGCTCCGGTGCGCACCGTGGCCGTGGTGGGCGATGATTTCCCTGAAGGGACCCTCGCGGCGATGCGATCCCGAGGGATCTCGATCGAGGGCGTCGAGCGCGCTCCTGGGAAGACGTTCCGCTGGGCCGGGCGCTACGACGTGGATCTCATCCATCGCACGACGCTGGACACGCAGCTCAACGTGTTCGCGTCGTTCGCGCCGAAGCTGCCGGAGACCTACCGCGACACGCCCTTCCTCCTGCTCGGCAACATCCATCCCGCGCTCCAGCTCGACGTCCTCGAGCAGGTCCGCGCGCCGCGCTTCGTCCTCGCGGACACGATGAATTTCTGGATCGAGGGGGAGCCGAAGGCGGTCGCGGCGATGCTGCGCCGCATCGACACGCTCGTGGTCAACGACGAGGAGGCGCGCCAGCTGTCGGGCAAGTACAACATCCGCCGCGCGGCGAAGGAGATCCTGTCCCGTGGTCCGCGCCGGCTGATCATCAAGCGCGGAGAGCACGGCGCGCTGCTCTTCGACGAAGAGGGCGTGTTCGCCGCGCCCGGCTTCCCGCTCGAGGACGTCATCGACCCCACGGGGGCCGGCGACGCCTTCGCCGGCGGGCTCATCGGTTACCTGGCGTGCCAGCCGGAGATCACGCCGCTCGCGCTCCGGCGCGGCATGCTCCATGCGACGGCGACCGCGTCGTTCTGCGTTGAAGCGGTTGGCACGCGGCGGATCGCGACGGTGACGCGCGCCGAGATCGCGGCGCGACTGACCGAGATCCGGGCGCTGTACGAGTTCGGCGCGAGCACGATGTGA